The nucleotide sequence GCGCGTCTCGGCAAAACTGTCGCGCAGCATCTTCTGCTCTTCGGCCGACAGGCCGTCCCAGAACTTCTTGCTGATGATGATGATGTTCTGCGTAAAAGTGTGGTTGGTGGCCGAGACGTATTTCTGCACTTCGTAGAACTTGTTGGACAGGATGACGCTGTAGGGATTCTCCTGGCCGTCGACGGTCTTGTTTTCCAGCGCGGTGTACAGTTCGCCGAACGCCATCGGCACCGGATTCGCCTTCAGCGCCTTGAAGGTCTCGAGATAGACCGGGTTCGGGATCACGCGCAGCTTCAGCCCGGAGAAATCCTCGACCTTCGCGATGGGGCGGCTGCTGTTGGTGGCGTTGCGAAAGCCGAGGCCCCAGTAGCCGAGACCGATCAGCTCTTTCTCTGGCAGCAACTCGAGCATGGCCTTGCCGAACGCGCCCTGGGCCAGCGCCTCCGCCTGCTCGAACGTGCTGACGGTGAAGGGGAAATCAAACAGGCCGAGATCCTTGACCACGCTGGCGAGCGATGTGGTCGACGCCGAGAGGATTTCCTGCGTGCCGCCGCGCACCGCCGATTGCTGCTGCATCTCGTTGCCGAGCTGGGACGCTGGAAACTCGCGGATCCTCAGCTTGCCGCCGCTCTTGGCCGCCAGCACCTCGGCGAACTTCTTCACGCCAAAGCTGATCGGGTGGTCGGTGTTGTTGAGGTGGCCCCAGCGGATGGTGCGTTCCTGCACCTGGGCGGAAGCCGATGTTCCCAAGAGCGCGCAAACGCTGACGGCAGCGCACAGCAATCCGATCCGCATGGCGGTTTCTCCCCCGTTGGTTCGCGATCTTCTTGACGTCGCGGTGAGGGGAGTATTCATATGATAAAAGTAAAGTCAAAATATAATTTAGTTGTCATCATAGGAAATGGACTATATAGGATAAACGAAGCCGCTTGAGCGGAATCGGCTGACATGGCAGTTGCCGGTTGGCTCCCGCGCATGGATTGGCAAATGACACTGATCGAACGATCGGAAGGGCAGGAAGCAGTCGGCGATGACGGCTATCGCCGCATCCGCACCGACATCGTGTTCGGCCGGCTCCGCCCGGGACAGAAGCTTAGGCTCGAAGGCCTCAAGGAGGACTACGGCGTCAGCGTCTCGACGTTGCGCGAAATCCTCAACCGGCTGGCAGCGGAGGGTTTTGCGCTGGCCGAGGGCAGGCGGGGTTTTGAGGTAGCGCCGATCTCCGCCGAAAACTTGCGGGAGCTTGCGGAACTTCGGCTGCTGCTGGAGCAGCATGCGATGGGCGTGTCGTTTGCCAATGCAGATGTCGAGTGGGAAGGGCGCGTGGTCTCCGCCCATCACAAGCTGGCGTC is from Bradyrhizobium sp. AZCC 2176 and encodes:
- a CDS encoding TRAP transporter substrate-binding protein, which gives rise to MRIGLLCAAVSVCALLGTSASAQVQERTIRWGHLNNTDHPISFGVKKFAEVLAAKSGGKLRIREFPASQLGNEMQQQSAVRGGTQEILSASTTSLASVVKDLGLFDFPFTVSTFEQAEALAQGAFGKAMLELLPEKELIGLGYWGLGFRNATNSSRPIAKVEDFSGLKLRVIPNPVYLETFKALKANPVPMAFGELYTALENKTVDGQENPYSVILSNKFYEVQKYVSATNHTFTQNIIIISKKFWDGLSAEEQKMLRDSFAETREYQRDQTRLAGDKALDDLKAKGMQFNEIAPAEYARMQDATKPVVEKFSAEYDPARVKLFSSELARIRGAR
- a CDS encoding GntR family transcriptional regulator, producing MTLIERSEGQEAVGDDGYRRIRTDIVFGRLRPGQKLRLEGLKEDYGVSVSTLREILNRLAAEGFALAEGRRGFEVAPISAENLRELAELRLLLEQHAMGVSFANADVEWEGRVVSAHHKLASTERLMETGLGELEQWKRYDGEFHQALISNCGSRMLMETHALVFDKYFRYQMVAFSYRGSEPAAQHRALLEAALKRDAATAAETLRAHVSNCVEHALATAVLK